CATGCTGGCAATCGTCGCCGCGACAACACTGGTGCGCGGAGCCGAACCAACCACCCAAACCGAAACCAAACCGCCGCTGATCCAAATGGCCATCCTCCTCGACACCAGCGGCAGCATGAGCGGCCTCATCGAACAGGCCAAGTCACAGCTCTGGAGCATCGTCAACGAATTCGCCCTCGCCACACGCGACGGCAAAACCCCGCGGATCGAGGTCGCCCTCTACGAGTACGGCAAGAGCACCATCCCAGCCGCTGAAGGCCACATCCGCATGATCCTCCCCCTCACCACCGACCTCGACAAGGTCTCGGAAGAGCTCTTCGCCCTCACCACCAACGGCGGCGACGAATACTGCGGCCAGGTCATCCAGTCAGCCGTCCGCAGCCTTGCCTGGAGCAAAGCAACCAACGACCTGAAGGTCATCTTCATCGCCGGAAACGAACCCTTCACCCAGGGCCAGGTCGATTACCGCAAAGCCTGCCGCCAAGCCATCGCCAGAGGCATCGTGGTCAACACCATTCACTGCGGCACCGAGACCGAAGGCGAACACGGCAAGTGGAAGGACGGAGCCGCCCTCGCCGACGGCCGATTCATCAACAT
Above is a genomic segment from Phycisphaerae bacterium containing:
- a CDS encoding VWA domain-containing protein, with translation MRKTMTTTCMLAIVAATTLVRGAEPTTQTETKPPLIQMAILLDTSGSMSGLIEQAKSQLWSIVNEFALATRDGKTPRIEVALYEYGKSTIPAAEGHIRMILPLTTDLDKVSEELFALTTNGGDEYCGQVIQSAVRSLAWSKATNDLKVIFIAGNEPFTQGQVDYRKACRQAIARGIVVNTIHCGTETEGEHGKWKDGAALADGRFINIDHNQAVVQIDAPQDVEIARLNEQLNDTYIPYGPAGEQGKGRQITQDRNAAAYGQANVAQRVAAKASKQYDNAAWDLVDAVRESAVDLEKIVTTDLPEAMQNMTAEQRQQYVREKTE